In Octopus bimaculoides isolate UCB-OBI-ISO-001 chromosome 21, ASM119413v2, whole genome shotgun sequence, a single window of DNA contains:
- the LOC128250433 gene encoding zinc finger protein OZF-like: MENEFCEKPIEIKTESDSAGFPDEMQNETEEMSYSCDVYKKSISQKHHLTHHKRIHTGEKPYHCDVCGKSFPRRDYLKVHKNIHTGEKPYHCDICGKSFSNSGDLNTHKRIHTGEKPYHCDVCGKSFSQNGNFNAHKRIHTGEKPYHCNVCGKSFCKGSNLNNHKRIHSGEKPYRCDICGKSFSMSCTLNKHKRIHTGEKPYHCDICGKSFSRSGNFNSHKRIHSGERPYYCDSCGKSFSRIGNLNAHKRIHTGDRAYECSICGKSFTESGNLNAHVRTHTGEKPFHCDICGKSFSESGSVNTHKRTHTGEKPHHCDICGKSFSESGNLNTHKRTHTGEKPYHCDVCGKSFSQITSVNTHKCICTRDKPYHCDICDKSFFTSGNLNSHKHTHTEEKRYHCDICGKSYSHSSKVNIHKRTHTGEKPYKCDICGKSFAQSGNFNAHKRIHTGEKPYHCDSCGKPFSKKSYLTTHQHICTRKTSFH; the protein is encoded by the coding sequence atggaaaatgaaTTCTGTGAGAAACCAATTGAAATCAAAACAGAATCAGACAGCGCTGGTTTTCCAGATGAGATGCAGAATGAGACAGAAGAAATGTCATATTCCTGTGATGTCTATAAAAAGTCGATCTCTCAAAAACATCACCTAACtcatcacaaacgtattcatacaggagaaaaaccataccactgtgatgtctgtggtaaatcgtttccGAGAAGAGATTATTTAAaggtacacaaaaatatacacactggagagaaaccataccactgtgatatctgtggaaaatcattttccAACAGTGGTGACTTaaatactcacaaacgtattcatacaggagagaagccatatcactgtgatgtctgtggtaaatcattctctcaaaatggtaACTTTAATGCtcacaagcgcattcatacaggagagaaaccatatcactgtaacgtctgtggtaaatcgttttgTAAAGGTAGTAACTTAAATAATCACAAGCgtattcattcaggagagaaaccatatcggtgtgatatctgtggtaagtcattctctatGAGTTGTActttaaataaacacaaacgtattcatacaggagaaaaaccataccactgtgatatttgtggtaaatcattctctagaagtgGTAACTTCaattctcacaaacgtattcattcaggagagagaccatattaTTGTGATagctgtggtaaatctttctctcgaaTTGGTAACTTAAatgctcacaaacgtattcatacaggtgacaGAGCATATGAATGtagtatctgtggtaaatcattcactgaaaGTGGTAATTTAAATGCCCACGTACGtacccatacaggagagaaaccattccattgtgatatctgtggtaaatcattctctgaaagtggtAGTGTAAACAcccacaaacgtacacatacaggagagaaaccacatcactgcgatatctgtggtaaatcattctctgaaagtggtAACTTAAATAcccacaaacgtactcatacaggagagaaaccatatcactgtgatgtttgtggtaaatcattctctcaaattaCTAGCGTTAATACTCACAAATGTATTTGTACGCGAGataaaccataccactgtgatatctgtgataaatcctTTTTTACGAGTGGTAACTTGaattctcacaaacatacacatacagaagagaaacgatatcactgtgatatctgtggtaaatcttacTCTCACAGTagtaaagtaaatatacacaagcgtactcatacaggagagaaaccttacaagtgtgatatctgtggtaaatcatttgctcaAAGTGGTAACTTTAatgctcacaaacgtattcatacaggagaaaaaccatatcactgtgatagcTGTGGTAAACCATTCTCTAAAAAGAGTTACCTAACTACACACCAGCATATTTGTACAAGAAAGACATCATTTCACTGA
- the LOC106880990 gene encoding zinc finger protein 345, whose product MEKEFCEKPIEIKTETESIDFPDEMLKEIKERSCSYDMCEKSFSQKSHPTDHKYIHTREKPYNCDICGKSFSKNSNLNTHKRIHTGEKPYHCDICGKSFSTSGNLNSHKRIHTGEKPHHCDICGKSFSERGTLNSHKRIHTGEKPYPCGVCGKSFSERGTLNTHKHIHTREKPHHCDICGKSFFNIGALNTHTRIHTGDKPYYCDICGKSFSRSDTLNTHKSIHAGYKPYECDICGKSFSHTSSLTKHRSIHTGERPYQCEICGKSFPDKSKLRRHIYVHTGEKPYSCNICGKSFSQNVDLNKHIRIHTGEKPYHCDICGKSCSTSSDLIKHKRVHTGEKPYHCDICGKSFSEGSALHKHRRIHTGETPYHCDVCGKSFSDGSTLIKHKNIHTGEKPYHCDICGKSFSKSHALTKHKRIHTGAKPFQCDICGQSFSRNGYLTKHKHTHIDEKTYHCVICGKSFSQSNDLAKHKRTHTGERPYHCAICGKSFSQSNDLYRHKRTHTGDKPYQCDVCEKAFSTNRYLIKHKYVHAGEGPDAHDDFSESFSSGEVSIIHKPNPAAEEAYQCDICGKSFSQQYLTIHKRTHTGEKPYLCVICGKSFSQNVHLTLHKRTHTGEKPHHCDICGRSFSQISTLSNHKYIHRAEKLYLCDICGKSFSRKFELTRHKRLHIQA is encoded by the coding sequence ATGGAAAAGGAATTCTGTGAGAAGCCAATTGAAATTAAAACAGAGACTGAAAGCATCGATTTTCCTGATGAGATgctgaaagagataaaagaaagatcaTGTTCCTATGATATGTGTGAAAAGTCGTTCTCTCAAAAAAGTCATCCAACTgatcacaaatatattcataccagAGAGAAACCATacaattgtgatatctgtggcaaatcattttctaaaaatagtaacttaaatactcacaaacgtattcacacaggagagaagccatatcattgtgatatctgtggtaaatcattctctacaagTGGTAATTTAAatagtcacaaacgtattcatacaggagagaaaccacatcactgtgatatctgtggaaaatcctTTTCTGAAAGAGGTACCTTAAatagtcacaaacgtattcatacaggagagaaaccatacccctgtggtgtctgtggtaaatcattctctgaaagagGTACCTTgaatactcacaaacatattcatacaagagagaaaccacatcactgtgatatctgtggtaaatcattttttaaCATTGGTGCCTTAAATAcccacacacgtattcatacaggagacaaGCCGtattattgtgatatctgtggtaaatcattttctagaAGTGATACCTTGAATACTCACAAATCTATTCATGCAGGATACAAACCATAcgagtgtgatatctgtggtaaatctttctctcacacatcgTCCCTAACTAAACACAGAAGTATCcacacaggagagagaccataccAGTGTgagatttgtggtaaatcattcccagataaaagtaaattaaggagacacatatatgttcatacaggagaaaaaccctattcctgtaatatctgtggaaaatcattcagTCAAAATGTTGACTTGAATAAGCACATACGGatccatacaggagaaaaaccatatcactgtgatatttgtggtaaatcttgcTCTACAAGCAGTGACTTGATTAAACATaagcgtgttcatacaggagaaaagccatatcattgtgatatctgtgggaagtCTTTCTCTGAAGGCAGTGCTTTACATAAACATaggcgtattcatacaggagagacaccatatcactgtgatgtttgtggtaaatcgttTTCTGACGGTAGTACCTTAATTAAGcacaaaaatattcatacaggagaaaaaccatatcactgtgatatctgtggtaaatcattttctaaaagTCATGCCTTAACTAAGCAtaaacgtatccatacaggagCAAAACCATTCCAGTGTGACATCTGTGGTCAGTCATTCTCCAGAAATGgatatttaactaaacacaaacacactcatattgATGAGAAAACATATCACTGTGTtatttgtggaaaatcattctctcaaagtaatgATTTAGccaaacacaaacgcactcatacaggCGAACGGCCATATCATTGTGctatctgtgggaaatcattctctcaaagtaacgacttatacagacacaaacgcactcatacaggtgacaagccatatcagtgtgacgtCTGTGAGAAAGCATTTTCTACCAATAGATACTtaattaaacataaatatgtcCATGCAGGAGAGGGACCAGACGCCCATGATGATTTTAGTGAATCATTCTCTTCTGGTGAGGTTTCAATTATACACAAACCCAATCCTGCAGCTGAGGAggcatatcagtgtgatatctgtggtaaatcattttctcaacaatatttaactatacacaaacgcacacatactggtgagaagccatatctCTGTGTTATTTGTGGGAAATCTTTCTCTCAAAATGTTCACTTAACTCTgcacaaacgcactcatacaggtgagaaaccacatcactgtgacatttgtggcAGATCATTCTCTCAGATAAGTACTTTGTCTAATCACAAATACATCCACAGAGCAGAAAAACTGTACCTCTGTGAcatttgtggcaaatcattctctagaaagtTTGaattaactagacacaaacgtctTCATATACAGGCGTGA